A single Capricornis sumatraensis isolate serow.1 chromosome 20, serow.2, whole genome shotgun sequence DNA region contains:
- the BCAT2 gene encoding branched-chain-amino-acid aminotransferase, mitochondrial isoform X2 encodes MAAAALRQLFEGMKAFKGGDQRVRLFRPWLNMERMLRSALRLCLPSFDKIELLECIRRLVEVDQDWVPGSVGTSLYVRPVLIGNEPSLGVGHPTRALLFVILSPVGAYFPGDALKPVSLLADPSFIRAWVGGVGDYKLGGNYGPTVLVQQEAQKKGCEQVLWLYGPDHELTEVGTMNIFVFWTYEDGALELVTPPLDGIILPGVVRQSLLDLARTWGEFRVVERKITMKEFLRALEDGRVREVFGSGTACQVCPVHQILYQGKHFHIPTMENGPQLILRFHKELKAIQYGSKAHEWMLPV; translated from the exons ATGGCTGCAGCGGCATTGAGGCAG CTCTTTGAAGGCATGAAGGCGTTCAAAGGCGGGGACCAGCGCGTGCGCCTCTTCCGACCTTGGCTCAACATGGAACGGATGCTGCGCTCGGCCCTCCGCCTCTGCCTGCCG AGTTTTGACAAAATTGAGTTGCTGGAGTGCATCCGCCGGCTGGTGGAAGTGGACCAGGACTGGGTCCCTGGCAGCGTGGGCACTAGCCTCTACGTGCGGCCCGTGTTGATCGGGAACGAG CCCTCGCTAGGTGTCGGCCACCCTACTCGAGCCCTCCTGTTCGTCATTCTCAGCCCGGTGGGCGCCTACTTCCCTGGAGATGCCTTGAAACCTGTCTCCCTCCTGGCAGATCCATCATTCATCCGGGCCTGGGTGGGTGGGGTCGGCGACTACAAGCTGGGAGG GAATTACGGGCCCACCGTGTTAGTGCAGCAGGAGGCACAAAAGAAGGGCTGCGAGCAGGTCCTCTGGCTGTATGGGCCTGATCACGAGCTCACCGAGGTGGGCACCATGAACATCTTCGTCTTCTGGACCTATGAGGACGGGG CGCTGGAACTGGTGACCCCCCCGCTGGACGGCATCATCCTACCTGGAGTAGTCCGACAGAGTCTGCTGGACCTGGCCCGGACCTGG GGTGAATTCCGAGTGGTAGAGCGTAAGATAACCATGAAGGAGTTCCTGCGGGCGCTGGAGGACGGCCGGGTCCGAGAAGTCTTCGGTTCAGGCACCGCTTGCCAGGTCTGCCCCGTGCACCAAATCCTGTACCAAGGCAAG CATTTCCACATTCCCACCATGGAAAACGGGCCCCAGCTTATCCTCCGCTTCCACAAGGAACTGAAGGCGATCCAG TACGGATCAAAAGCCCATGAATGGATGCTCCCGGTGTAA
- the BCAT2 gene encoding branched-chain-amino-acid aminotransferase, mitochondrial isoform X1, whose product MAAAALRQIWIPRFLPVPWFLCGPRRYASSSFKAADLQLEMTQEPHKKPDPSQPLLFGKTFTDHMLMVEWSQEKGWGQPRIQPFQNLTLHPACSALHYSLQLFEGMKAFKGGDQRVRLFRPWLNMERMLRSALRLCLPSFDKIELLECIRRLVEVDQDWVPGSVGTSLYVRPVLIGNEPSLGVGHPTRALLFVILSPVGAYFPGDALKPVSLLADPSFIRAWVGGVGDYKLGGNYGPTVLVQQEAQKKGCEQVLWLYGPDHELTEVGTMNIFVFWTYEDGALELVTPPLDGIILPGVVRQSLLDLARTWGEFRVVERKITMKEFLRALEDGRVREVFGSGTACQVCPVHQILYQGKHFHIPTMENGPQLILRFHKELKAIQYGSKAHEWMLPV is encoded by the exons ATGGCTGCAGCGGCATTGAGGCAG ATTTGGATCCCCAGATTTCTCCCTGTTCCTTGGTTTCTGTGTGGTCCCAGAAGATATGCCTCATCCAGCTTCAAG GCTGCTGACCTGCAGCTGGAAATGACACAGGAGCCTCATAAGAAGCCTGACCCCAGCCAGCCCCTGCTGTTCGGGAAGACATTCACCGACCACATGCTGATGGTGGAATGGAGCCAGGAGAAGGGCTGGGGCCAGCCCCGAATCCAGCCCTTCCAGAACCTCACGCTGCACCCGGCCTGCTCCGCTCTGCACTACTCCCTTCAG CTCTTTGAAGGCATGAAGGCGTTCAAAGGCGGGGACCAGCGCGTGCGCCTCTTCCGACCTTGGCTCAACATGGAACGGATGCTGCGCTCGGCCCTCCGCCTCTGCCTGCCG AGTTTTGACAAAATTGAGTTGCTGGAGTGCATCCGCCGGCTGGTGGAAGTGGACCAGGACTGGGTCCCTGGCAGCGTGGGCACTAGCCTCTACGTGCGGCCCGTGTTGATCGGGAACGAG CCCTCGCTAGGTGTCGGCCACCCTACTCGAGCCCTCCTGTTCGTCATTCTCAGCCCGGTGGGCGCCTACTTCCCTGGAGATGCCTTGAAACCTGTCTCCCTCCTGGCAGATCCATCATTCATCCGGGCCTGGGTGGGTGGGGTCGGCGACTACAAGCTGGGAGG GAATTACGGGCCCACCGTGTTAGTGCAGCAGGAGGCACAAAAGAAGGGCTGCGAGCAGGTCCTCTGGCTGTATGGGCCTGATCACGAGCTCACCGAGGTGGGCACCATGAACATCTTCGTCTTCTGGACCTATGAGGACGGGG CGCTGGAACTGGTGACCCCCCCGCTGGACGGCATCATCCTACCTGGAGTAGTCCGACAGAGTCTGCTGGACCTGGCCCGGACCTGG GGTGAATTCCGAGTGGTAGAGCGTAAGATAACCATGAAGGAGTTCCTGCGGGCGCTGGAGGACGGCCGGGTCCGAGAAGTCTTCGGTTCAGGCACCGCTTGCCAGGTCTGCCCCGTGCACCAAATCCTGTACCAAGGCAAG CATTTCCACATTCCCACCATGGAAAACGGGCCCCAGCTTATCCTCCGCTTCCACAAGGAACTGAAGGCGATCCAG TACGGATCAAAAGCCCATGAATGGATGCTCCCGGTGTAA